From Sander lucioperca isolate FBNREF2018 chromosome 14, SLUC_FBN_1.2, whole genome shotgun sequence, the proteins below share one genomic window:
- the rxfp3 gene encoding relaxin-3 receptor 1, translating into MSGDTNYEGSAGIVSAANFNLSCIFNTTNRSEGDFHLSDFNKADYVGNGAAVVRIIISVIYSLVCALGLVGNLLVLYLMKTKQVWKKSSINLFVTSLAVTDFQFVLTLPFWAVENALDFTWLFGKAMCKIVSYVTAMNMYASVFFLTAMSVARYWSLASALKCRRRRRPHCCSARCITVFIWFAAVSAALPHAVFSTTVTVSSEDLCLVKFPETNRTAQFWLGLYHSQKVLLGFVLPLGIISACYLLLLRSITSKNINTSSAKRRAKVTKSVTIVVLSFFLCWLPNQALTAWGILIKLNVVHFSYEYYTTQVYVFPVSVCLAHSNSCLNPILYCLMRREFRKALTKLFWRMTFPRIRPFTATTKPAMDEQRHQVHASAPAEPAVVFYPPGAVVYNDGRDLPQNST; encoded by the coding sequence ATGTCTGGAGACACTAACTACGAAGGCTCAGCAGGGATTGTCTCTGCTGCAAACTTCAACCTGAGCTGCATTTTTAACACGACCAACCGCTCCGAGGGAGACTTCCACCTGTCAGACTTCAACAAAGCAGATTATGTGGGAAACGGCGCCGCTGTTGTGAGGATAATCATCTCTGTCATTTACTCGCTGGTTTGCGCGCTGGGTCTGGTTGGGAACTTACTGGTGCTGTACCTGATGAAGACCAAACAGGTGTGGAAAAAGTCCTCCATCAACCTTTTCGTAACTAGTTTGGCGGTGACGGACTTCCAGTTCGTCCTTACTCTGCCGTTCTGGGCGGTGGAAAACGCGCTGGACTTCACCTGGCTTTTCGGCAAAGCGATGTGCAAGATTGTCTCCTATGTGACGGCTATGAACATGTATGCCAGCGTGTTTTTCCTGACTGCTATGAGCGTGGCGAGGTACTGGTCGCTCGCCTCTGCGCTCAAGTGCAGGCGGCGGCGGCGGCCACACTGCTGCTCCGCACGGTGCATCACCGTTTTCATCTGGTTTGCCGCTGTCTCCGCCGCTCTGCCGCACGCAGTTTTCTCCACAACGGTGACCGTTTCCAGTGAGGACTTGTGTCTTGTCAAATTCCCGGAAACTAACAGAACAGCGCAGTTTTGGCTGGGACTGTATCATTCTCAGAAAGTGCTGCTGGGTTTTGTGTTGCCGCTGGGCATCATCTCAGCCTGCTATCTGCTCCTTTTGCGCTCCATCACCTCCAAAAACATCAACACCTCGAGCGCCAAACGACGCGCCAAGGTCACCAAGTCTGTCACCATCGTGGTTTTATCCTTTTTCCTGTGCTGGCTGCCCAACCAGGCGCTGACAGCCTGGGGCATCCTCATCAAACTTAACGTGGTTCATTTCAGTTATGAGTACTACACCACGCAGGTGTACGTCTTCCCCGTGTCCGTGTGCCTGGCGCACTCCAACAGCTGCCTGAACCCCATTCTGTACTGTCTGATGAGGCGGGAGTTCAGGAAAGCGCTAACAAAACTCTTCTGGCGGATGACTTTTCCGAGAATAAGGCCGTTCACAGCCACCACAAAGCCAGCGATGGACGAGCAAAGGCACCAAGTCCACGCCAGCGCACCCGCAGAGCCCGCTGTGGTGTTTTATCCTCCCGGGGCTGTTGTGTACAATGACGGGCGAGATCTGCCGCAAAACAGCACGTAG